The Borrelia hispanica CRI genome window below encodes:
- a CDS encoding DUF228 domain-containing protein, whose amino-acid sequence MSSNITQLIKDYEDKRNKLKALMKNPSDELAVFSNNTDFRDKYQHFSNSGGSVTSSCDKFESHPSKGYPYKRGVKLVANQFTQGQPHFEPHVEAGGGDDLYGICVDIDDYTGVATVAPITNRFEGYLVAKDNSIKCKDKLKFNSDGQLE is encoded by the coding sequence GTGTCTAGTAATATAACTCAGTTAATAAAAGATTATGAAGATAAACGTAATAAGCTGAAAGCATTAATGAAAAACCCAAGTGATGAGCTTGCTGTTTTTAGTAACAATACTGATTTTAGAGACAAATATCAACATTTTAGTAATTCAGGCGGTTCTGTAACAAGTAGTTGTGATAAATTTGAAAGTCATCCAAGTAAAGGCTATCCATATAAAAGAGGAGTAAAACTTGTTGCAAATCAATTTACTCAAGGACAACCACATTTTGAACCTCATGTAGAGGCCGGTGGTGGTGATGATTTATATGGGATATGTGTTGATATTGATGATTATACTGGTGTTGCAACAGTAGCACCAATAACAAATAGATTTGAAGGATATCTTGTTGCAAAAGATAATTCTATAAAATGCAAAGATAAACTTAAGTTTAACTCAGATGGTCAACTTGAAAA